In one Pseudoliparis swirei isolate HS2019 ecotype Mariana Trench chromosome 23, NWPU_hadal_v1, whole genome shotgun sequence genomic region, the following are encoded:
- the dus1l gene encoding tRNA-dihydrouridine(16/17) synthase [NAD(P)(+)]-like — MAKLQGFEFWRTTLKEARFVVAPMVDQSELAWRLLSRRHGAQLCYTPMLHAQVFVRDANYRRENLYNEVCQEDRPLITQFCANDPEVFLQAALLAQDYCDAIDLNLGCPQMIAKRGHYGAFLQDEWELLEKMVRLAHEKLSVPITCKIRVFKELERTVRYAQMLEKAGCQLITVHGRTKDQKGPMTGVANWEHIMAVRKAVNIPVFANGNIQHWSDVERCIQETGVQGVMSAEGNLHNPALFEACSPPPVWEMAEEYLEVVKQHPPCTLSFVRAHLFKLWHHTLQIHQDLREELGKVKNMEGLAGVSKQLRLRCQEEIARGTQLEGGLPFPHWICQPYFRPLPKEPDGDGPAAKKPTSHKRALEDSDEATDALSKNKQKKRSRNPNKNFCAEQKPKYIKCEQCENPKGNKCVFDLCRACCKKKAYGEVADCPGHGLRFKTRAERLKAEEDAAKGRRPAGAKEGVAKEAGAKEEGDAANDGDAKEGDAKEEGDTAKDGDAKEGDVAKEGDAKEEGDVAKEGDAAKDGGVAKEGDAAKDGDAAKDGDAKEGVAKEGDGKEEGDAAKEGGVAKDGGVAKDGGVAKEGDAAKDGDAKEGVAKEGGVAKEAERSRSPPPPSDPSPELQVWSKPPAPL; from the exons ATGGCCAAGCTCCAGGGCTTCGAGTTCTGGAGGACGACCCTGAAGGAGGCACGCTTCGTGGTGGCGCCCATGGTGGACCAGAGCGAGTTGGCCTGGCGCCTGCTCAGCCGGCGGCACGGCGCCCAGCTCTGCTACACCCCCATGCTGCACGCCCAGGTGTTCGTCCGCGACGCCAACTACAGGCGGGAGAACCTCTACAACGAGGTGTGTCAGGAGGACAGGCCGCTCATCACGCAG TTTTGTGCCAACGACCCGGAGGTGTTCCTCCAGGCCGCCCTGCTGGCCCAGGACTACTGCGACGCCATCGACCTCAACCTGGGCTGCCCGCAGATGATCGCTAAGAGAG GGCACTACGGAGCGTTCCTCCAAGACGAGTGGGAGCTGTTGGAGAAAATGG TCAGGTTGGCGCACGAAAAGCTCTCCGTGCCCATCACGTGTAAGATCCGCGTGTTCAAGGAGCTGGAGAGGACGGTCCGCTACGCCCAGATGCTGGAGAAGGCCGGCTGTCAG ctgattaCGGTGCACGGCCGAACCAAAGACCAGAAAGGGCCCATGACGGGCGTCGCTAACTGGGAGCACATCATGGCCGTACG GAAGGCAGTAAACATTCCCGTGTTTGCCAACGGCAACATTCAGCACTGGAGTGATGTGGAGCGCTGCATCCAGGAGACGGGGGTGCAGGGAGTCATGAGTGCAG AGGGGAACCTCCACAACCCGGCTCTGTTTGAGGCGTGCAGCCCGCCGCCCGTGTGGGAGATGGCGGAGGAGTACCTCGAGGTGGTGAAGCAGCACCCGCCCTGCACGCTGTCCTTTGTGCGAGCGCACCTCTTCAAACTCTGGCACCACAC gctgcAGATCCACCAGGACCTCAGAGAGGAGCTGGGCAAGGTGAAGAACATGGAGGGTCTGGCTGGAGTCAGCAAACAGCTGAGGCTGCGCTGCCAG gagGAGATCGCCAGAGGAACGCAGCTGGAGGGCGGCCTCCCGTTTCCCCACTGGATCTGCCAGCCGTACTTCAGACCGCT GCCGAAGGAGCCGGACGGCGACGGCCCCGCGGCGAAGAAGCCGACGTCCCACAAGAGGGCGCTGGAGGACTCGGACGAGGCGACCGACGCGCTGTCGAAAAACAAGCAGAAGAAGAGATCCCGAAACCCCAACAAGAACTTCTGTGCCGAGCAGAAAC CCAAGTACATCAAGTGTGAGCAGTGTGAGAACCCAAAG GGGAATAAATGCGTGTTCGACCTGTGCCGAGCCTGCTGCAAGAAGAAGGCCTACGGGGAGGTGGCCGACTGCCCGG GCCACGGGTTGAGGTTCAAGACCAGGGCGGAGAGACTGAAAGCTGAGGAGGACGCCGCGAAAGGGAGGCGCCCGGCGGGCGCCAAGGAGGGGGTCGCCAAGGAGGCGGGCGCCAAAGAGGAGGGGGACGCCGCGAATGACGGGGACGCCAAGGAGGGGGACGCCAAAGAGGAGGGGGACACCGCGAAGGACGGGGACGCCAAGGAGGGGGACGTCGCCAAGGAGGGGGACGCCAAAGAGGAGGGGGACGTCGCCAAGGAGGGGGACGCCGCCAAGGACGGGGGCGTCGCCAAGGAGGGGGACGCCGCGAAGGACGGGGACGCCGCGAAGGACGGGGATGCCAAGGAGGGCGTCGCCAAGGAGGGGGACGGCAAAGAGGAGGGGGACGCCGCCAAGGAGGGGGGCGTCGCCAAGGACGGGGGCGTCGCCAAGGACGGAGGCGTCGCCAAGGAGGGGGACGCCGCGAAGGACGGGGATGCCAAGGAGGGCGTCGCCAAGGAGGGGGGCGTCGCCAAGGAGGCCGAGAGGAGCCGCTCTCCTCCGCCCCCCTCAGACCCGAGTCCAGAGCTGCAGGTTTGGTCCAAACCGCCGGCGCCGCTCTGA